One window of Paenibacillus sp. FSL K6-3182 genomic DNA carries:
- the aroB gene encoding 3-dehydroquinate synthase: MRELTVELGDRSYPIYIGEGLLKEASSYFIKHGISQKSPLLIITDSNIADIHLQTLESELTGAGFKTASVVVPAGESSKSLAMLEKLVAKALEEGLDRKSAIVALGGGVVGDLAGFVAASYMRGIKFVQVPTTILAHDSSVGGKVAVNHPLAKNIIGAFHQPELVLYDLNTLQTLPPREVSAGLSEVIKHGLIWDESFVAWCEENAEKLRALDAEALGYALYKGCSVKAAVVSKDERENDLRAILNLGHTIGHALEAVAGYGELLHGEAISIGMVGSAKLGMRYGAPEEVYTITKRVLAKAGLPVRLPEHLDVDKIMEAMMHDKKFAEGTMVFVVPTAIGSVEIKSDVRIQWVREIVEQLKQEVQQ, translated from the coding sequence ATGCGTGAGCTTACAGTTGAACTTGGTGATCGCTCTTATCCTATCTATATCGGGGAAGGCCTCTTGAAGGAGGCATCCTCTTATTTTATCAAGCATGGCATTAGCCAAAAATCGCCGCTGCTCATCATTACTGACTCGAACATTGCAGACATTCATTTGCAAACGCTTGAGTCTGAGCTTACTGGCGCAGGTTTTAAAACGGCAAGCGTCGTTGTTCCAGCTGGAGAAAGCTCAAAGTCGCTAGCTATGCTCGAAAAGCTTGTCGCTAAAGCTTTGGAGGAAGGTCTCGACCGCAAGTCTGCTATCGTTGCACTTGGTGGCGGTGTTGTTGGAGATCTTGCTGGATTTGTTGCCGCTTCATATATGAGAGGCATCAAATTCGTACAGGTTCCAACGACAATATTGGCGCATGACAGCAGTGTGGGCGGCAAAGTTGCCGTCAATCATCCGCTTGCCAAAAATATTATCGGTGCTTTTCATCAGCCTGAGCTTGTCCTGTATGATCTGAACACGCTGCAAACCCTTCCTCCAAGAGAAGTAAGCGCTGGTTTGTCAGAAGTGATCAAGCACGGACTAATTTGGGATGAATCCTTTGTCGCATGGTGTGAAGAGAATGCGGAGAAACTGCGCGCTCTTGATGCGGAAGCACTTGGTTATGCTTTGTATAAAGGCTGCAGCGTGAAGGCGGCAGTCGTATCGAAGGATGAGCGCGAAAACGATTTGAGAGCGATCTTGAATCTGGGTCATACGATTGGCCATGCCCTAGAAGCGGTAGCTGGATATGGGGAGCTGCTCCATGGGGAAGCCATTTCCATCGGGATGGTAGGCTCGGCTAAGCTGGGTATGCGATATGGTGCTCCAGAAGAGGTATATACCATAACGAAGCGCGTTCTTGCGAAAGCAGGACTGCCAGTGCGGCTCCCTGAGCATTTGGACGTAGATAAGATTATGGAAGCAATGATGCATGACAAGAAATTTGCTGAGGGTACGATGGTTTTTGTTGTGCCAACTGCAATAGGTTCAGTTGAAATAAAATCCGATGTCCGCATCCAATGGGTACGTGAGATCGTAGAGCAATTAAAGCAGGAG
- the aroC gene encoding chorismate synthase — protein MTLRYLTAGETHGPQLTAIIEGLPSNLKIDFEELNFQLHRRQKGHGRGRRMQIEKDTANIVGGVRHGKTTGAPVALIVANNDWKHWTSVMNIEPIEGSDEDKRRVHRPRPGHADLNGGLKYDLKDLRNVLERSSARETAARVAVGAVARQFLAEFGIKVAGQVIRIGEIEAPANQLSVDELIRLTEESSVRVVDKETEQKMTDYIDQIKAEGDSIGGIVECIIEGVPIGLGSHVQWDRKLDGRIAQAVVSINAFKGCEIGIGFEAAKLRGSQVHDEIMYDAERGYHRATNRLGGFEGGMTNGEQIVVRGVMKPIPTLYKPLRSVDIDTKEPFTAQVERSDSCAVPAASVVMEHVVAWEVAKAFLEKFGGDSIEEIRTNLNNYLEQLGRY, from the coding sequence TTGACTTTAAGATATTTGACCGCAGGGGAAACACACGGTCCCCAATTAACCGCGATTATTGAAGGATTGCCAAGCAATTTGAAAATTGATTTTGAGGAACTGAATTTCCAGCTGCACCGTCGTCAGAAGGGTCATGGTCGTGGACGCCGGATGCAAATCGAGAAGGATACAGCAAACATCGTTGGGGGCGTACGCCACGGCAAAACGACTGGTGCTCCTGTAGCGCTGATCGTTGCAAACAACGATTGGAAGCACTGGACTTCCGTTATGAATATTGAACCGATTGAAGGCAGCGATGAAGATAAGCGCCGCGTTCATCGTCCGCGCCCTGGTCATGCGGATTTGAATGGCGGACTTAAATATGATTTGAAGGATTTGCGCAATGTGCTTGAGCGCTCTAGTGCTCGTGAAACTGCAGCACGTGTAGCTGTAGGGGCGGTAGCTCGTCAATTCCTCGCGGAATTCGGGATTAAAGTAGCTGGACAAGTTATTCGCATCGGTGAAATCGAAGCACCAGCTAATCAACTATCCGTGGATGAGTTGATCCGTTTGACGGAGGAATCCTCGGTTCGTGTCGTTGACAAAGAAACCGAACAAAAGATGACTGATTATATCGATCAAATTAAAGCAGAAGGCGATTCGATCGGCGGTATCGTGGAATGTATTATCGAAGGCGTGCCAATTGGTCTAGGAAGCCACGTGCAGTGGGATCGCAAGCTCGATGGACGTATCGCGCAAGCGGTCGTATCGATCAATGCATTCAAAGGCTGTGAGATTGGGATTGGCTTCGAAGCAGCCAAGCTTCGCGGCTCGCAAGTACACGATGAGATTATGTATGATGCAGAGCGCGGCTATCATCGAGCAACGAATCGTCTTGGCGGCTTCGAGGGCGGCATGACGAACGGGGAGCAAATCGTCGTACGCGGTGTAATGAAACCGATTCCGACGCTATACAAGCCGCTTCGCAGTGTGGATATTGATACTAAAGAACCGTTTACGGCTCAAGTAGAGCGCTCGGACAGCTGTGCAGTCCCAGCGGCAAGCGTCGTTATGGAGCATGTCGTTGCATGGGAAGTTGCCAAAGCATTCCTTGAAAAATTCGGCGGCGATTCCATTGAGGAAATTCGCACCAACTTGAACAATTATCTTGAACAGCTAGGGCGGTATTAA
- a CDS encoding protein-glutamate O-methyltransferase CheR produces MLEDRDFAQFIARIKQKTDIDLSQYKEAQMKRRLTTLRMKHGYQTFDEYWKAIEQNRTMLNEFLDRMTINVSEFWRNPSRWEVLQKRFFPEMLAASNRLKVWSAACSTGEEPYTLAMILSELSALQRSSLLATDLDSNVLQKAMEGSYLERSLRDVPQVCRQKYFKQAEGAYLISDSLKQFIQFKQQNLLHDTFDGSFDLIVCRNVMIYFTEEAKHLLYHKFSNALKPGGLLFVGSTEQIFSPAQYGFETADTFFYRRV; encoded by the coding sequence ATGCTTGAAGATCGTGATTTTGCACAGTTTATTGCTCGAATAAAGCAAAAGACCGACATTGATTTGTCGCAGTACAAAGAAGCTCAAATGAAACGCAGGCTGACTACATTACGAATGAAGCACGGCTATCAAACGTTCGATGAGTATTGGAAGGCGATTGAGCAAAATCGGACGATGCTAAATGAGTTTTTGGACCGTATGACGATTAATGTTTCTGAGTTTTGGAGAAATCCTTCCCGCTGGGAAGTTTTGCAAAAGCGCTTTTTCCCCGAGATGCTTGCTGCTTCTAATCGTCTAAAGGTTTGGAGTGCGGCATGCTCAACAGGCGAGGAGCCATACACGCTCGCTATGATTTTATCGGAGCTCAGCGCCTTGCAGCGTTCCTCGCTACTTGCAACTGATCTCGATTCAAATGTGCTGCAAAAGGCAATGGAAGGCAGTTATTTAGAGCGATCGCTGCGCGATGTTCCGCAGGTTTGCCGGCAAAAATATTTTAAGCAGGCAGAGGGAGCGTATTTGATTTCAGACTCCCTGAAGCAATTTATTCAATTCAAGCAGCAAAATCTGCTCCATGATACGTTTGATGGATCATTTGATTTAATTGTTTGCCGAAACGTAATGATTTATTTTACAGAAGAAGCAAAGCACTTATTGTATCATAAATTTTCTAATGCACTTAAACCGGGCGGACTGCTGTTTGTAGGCAGTACGGAACAAATTTTTTCCCCTGCGCAATACGGATTTGAGACCGCAGATACATTCTTTTATCGCCGGGTATAA
- the ndk gene encoding nucleoside-diphosphate kinase, translated as MERTFLMIKPDGVQRGLIGEIVSRFEKKGLQLAAAKFMVLSHELAERHYEEHKGKVFYEPLLEFITSGPVFAMVWQGDNVIALTRALIGKTDALDAHPGTIRSDFAVHTNFNLIHGSDSAANAEKEIGIYFTPAELVQYEHTIQRWI; from the coding sequence ATGGAAAGAACTTTTCTGATGATTAAACCTGATGGCGTTCAGCGCGGATTAATTGGCGAAATCGTTTCGAGATTTGAAAAAAAGGGATTGCAGCTTGCAGCAGCCAAGTTTATGGTTTTGAGCCATGAGCTTGCCGAGCGGCATTATGAGGAGCACAAAGGCAAAGTTTTTTATGAGCCATTGCTCGAATTCATAACGTCAGGTCCTGTATTTGCGATGGTATGGCAAGGTGACAATGTCATTGCATTGACGCGTGCCCTTATTGGCAAAACGGATGCACTAGATGCTCATCCCGGCACTATCCGTTCTGATTTTGCTGTACATACGAATTTCAATCTTATTCATGGCTCGGATTCGGCAGCTAATGCGGAAAAAGAGATCGGCATTTACTTCACGCCAGCGGAGCTGGTGCAATATGAGCATACAATTCAACGGTGGATTTAA